One segment of Channa argus isolate prfri chromosome 17, Channa argus male v1.0, whole genome shotgun sequence DNA contains the following:
- the ccnk gene encoding cyclin-K isoform X1 has translation MLKQSSAAGPSSVASPQPMKESKENLSMTGQTILDHIKPCWYWDKKDLAHTPSQSEGLDPGTEARYRREGARFIFDVGTRLGLHYDTLATGIIYFHRFYMFHSFKQFPRYVTGACCLFLAGKVEETPKKCKDIIKTARSLLNDVQFAQFGDDPKEEVMVLERILLQTIKFDLQVEHPYMFLLRYVKQLKGEKNKVCKVLQMAWTFVNDSLCTMLSLQWEPEIIAVAVMYLAGRLCKFDIQEWTNKQSSRRWWEQFVQDVPVELLEDICHQILDLYSQGNKPIPQQMQEKERAPAPPTPAPPVPQGPPPTTNPPPPPPKKTSPQGGSPARQLKRSHTSPKDEPKAPEQVGSKILRLESPMPPLPTSQPPPDRKAPAPAPPMEVEMASETAPPPPHAPPPHQPPPLPHRPPPPPPSNYIMSTTSSYMSGEGYQNLQSMMKTEGPSYAPMPPSYAPPIPPYHPHAYPPPTAPPPGPPPPPSTYPPPSLAPTYPPPGYNSYPPPPPPRMPPGHVPPPGIGLPPNAYPPPPPVTPGQPQVPLPPPPGMPLNHGGWMR, from the exons ATGTTAAAG CAGTCCAGTGCAGCAGGTCCATCGAGTGTTGCCTCTCCTCAGCCAATGAAGGAATCAAAGGAGAACTTGTCAATGACTGGCCAAACAATTCTGGACCACATCAAGCCATGCTGGTACTGGGACAAGAAGGATTTAGCCCACACTCCGTCACAGTCCGAGGGTCTGGACCCTGGCACCGAGGCCCGGTATCGACGAGAGGGAGCCCGCTTCATATTTGATGTTGGAACCCGACTTGGCCT ACACTATGACACACTAGCAACTGGCATAATTTATTTCCACCGCTTCTACATGTTTCACTCCTTCAAGCAGTTCCCCAGATAT GTGACGGGTGCTTGCTGTCTTTTCCTGGCTGGGAAAGTGGAGGAAACCCCAAAGAAGTGTAAAGACATCATCAAAACAGCCCGCAGCCTACTGAATGACGTGCAGTTTGCCCAGTTTGGAGATGACCCGAAG GAGGAGGTGATGGTGTTGGAGAGAATCTTGCTCCAGACGATCAAATTTGACCTGCAGGTCGAGCACCCCTACATGTTCTTGCTGCGCTATGTCAAGCAGCTCAAAG gGGAGAAGAATAAAGTGTGCAAGGTGCTACAGATGGCATGGACCTTTGTTAATGACAG CTTGTGCACAATGCTGTCTCTGCAATGGGAGCCTGAGATAATCGCAGTTGCCGTCATGTACCTGGCTGGCCGTCTCTGTAAGTTTGACATCCAGGAGTGGACGAACAAGCAGTCTTCACGGCGCTGGTGGGAGCAGTTTGTCCAGGACGTCCCAGTTGAGCTGCTTGAAG ACATTTGCCACCAGATCTTGGACTTGTACTCCCAGGGCAACAAACCCATTCCTCAGCAGATGCAGGAGAAGGAACGTGCACCTGCTCCTCCGACCCCTGCTCCTCCAGTTCCACAGGGACCACCTCCAACCACAAACCCTCCTCCCCCACCACCAAAGAAGACTTCCCCTCAGGGGGGCAGCCCTGCACGCCAGCTCAAACGTTCCCAT ACATCTCCAAAAGATGAACCAAAGGCTCCAG AACAAGTGGGATCAAAGATTCTTCGACTGGAGAGCCCCATGCCCCCTCTCCCTACATCACAGCCTCCCCCCG ACCGAaaagctcctgctccagctcCTCCCATGGAAGTGGAAATGGCAAGTGAAACGGCCCCCCCTCCACCACACGCTCCCCCTCCCCACCAGCCTCCACCTTTACCACATCGGCCTCCACCGCCTCCGCCTTCCAACTACATCATGTCCACTACCAGCTCCTACATGTCTGGAGAGGGCTATCAGAATTTGCAGTCCATGATGAAGACTGAAGGCCCCTCCTATGCCCCAATGCCGCCCAGCTATGCACCTCCAATACCGCCTTATCACCCACATGCCTATCCACCACCAACAGCACCACCCCCAggccctccacctcctccatccacctaCCCACCACCGAGCTTAGCCCCAACCTATCCACCTCCAGGCTACAACAGTTACCCTCCACCACCGCCTCCACGTATGCCACCTGGCCATGTACCCCCTCCAGGAATAGGCCTTCCCCCTAATGCGTACCCTCCTCCACCCCCTGTAACCCCAGGACAGCCACAGGTGCCCCTACCCCCTCCACCGGGCATGCCACTTAACCATGGAGGGTGGATGAGATGA
- the ccnk gene encoding cyclin-K isoform X2, with the protein MLKSSAAGPSSVASPQPMKESKENLSMTGQTILDHIKPCWYWDKKDLAHTPSQSEGLDPGTEARYRREGARFIFDVGTRLGLHYDTLATGIIYFHRFYMFHSFKQFPRYVTGACCLFLAGKVEETPKKCKDIIKTARSLLNDVQFAQFGDDPKEEVMVLERILLQTIKFDLQVEHPYMFLLRYVKQLKGEKNKVCKVLQMAWTFVNDSLCTMLSLQWEPEIIAVAVMYLAGRLCKFDIQEWTNKQSSRRWWEQFVQDVPVELLEDICHQILDLYSQGNKPIPQQMQEKERAPAPPTPAPPVPQGPPPTTNPPPPPPKKTSPQGGSPARQLKRSHTSPKDEPKAPEQVGSKILRLESPMPPLPTSQPPPDRKAPAPAPPMEVEMASETAPPPPHAPPPHQPPPLPHRPPPPPPSNYIMSTTSSYMSGEGYQNLQSMMKTEGPSYAPMPPSYAPPIPPYHPHAYPPPTAPPPGPPPPPSTYPPPSLAPTYPPPGYNSYPPPPPPRMPPGHVPPPGIGLPPNAYPPPPPVTPGQPQVPLPPPPGMPLNHGGWMR; encoded by the exons ATGTTAAAG TCCAGTGCAGCAGGTCCATCGAGTGTTGCCTCTCCTCAGCCAATGAAGGAATCAAAGGAGAACTTGTCAATGACTGGCCAAACAATTCTGGACCACATCAAGCCATGCTGGTACTGGGACAAGAAGGATTTAGCCCACACTCCGTCACAGTCCGAGGGTCTGGACCCTGGCACCGAGGCCCGGTATCGACGAGAGGGAGCCCGCTTCATATTTGATGTTGGAACCCGACTTGGCCT ACACTATGACACACTAGCAACTGGCATAATTTATTTCCACCGCTTCTACATGTTTCACTCCTTCAAGCAGTTCCCCAGATAT GTGACGGGTGCTTGCTGTCTTTTCCTGGCTGGGAAAGTGGAGGAAACCCCAAAGAAGTGTAAAGACATCATCAAAACAGCCCGCAGCCTACTGAATGACGTGCAGTTTGCCCAGTTTGGAGATGACCCGAAG GAGGAGGTGATGGTGTTGGAGAGAATCTTGCTCCAGACGATCAAATTTGACCTGCAGGTCGAGCACCCCTACATGTTCTTGCTGCGCTATGTCAAGCAGCTCAAAG gGGAGAAGAATAAAGTGTGCAAGGTGCTACAGATGGCATGGACCTTTGTTAATGACAG CTTGTGCACAATGCTGTCTCTGCAATGGGAGCCTGAGATAATCGCAGTTGCCGTCATGTACCTGGCTGGCCGTCTCTGTAAGTTTGACATCCAGGAGTGGACGAACAAGCAGTCTTCACGGCGCTGGTGGGAGCAGTTTGTCCAGGACGTCCCAGTTGAGCTGCTTGAAG ACATTTGCCACCAGATCTTGGACTTGTACTCCCAGGGCAACAAACCCATTCCTCAGCAGATGCAGGAGAAGGAACGTGCACCTGCTCCTCCGACCCCTGCTCCTCCAGTTCCACAGGGACCACCTCCAACCACAAACCCTCCTCCCCCACCACCAAAGAAGACTTCCCCTCAGGGGGGCAGCCCTGCACGCCAGCTCAAACGTTCCCAT ACATCTCCAAAAGATGAACCAAAGGCTCCAG AACAAGTGGGATCAAAGATTCTTCGACTGGAGAGCCCCATGCCCCCTCTCCCTACATCACAGCCTCCCCCCG ACCGAaaagctcctgctccagctcCTCCCATGGAAGTGGAAATGGCAAGTGAAACGGCCCCCCCTCCACCACACGCTCCCCCTCCCCACCAGCCTCCACCTTTACCACATCGGCCTCCACCGCCTCCGCCTTCCAACTACATCATGTCCACTACCAGCTCCTACATGTCTGGAGAGGGCTATCAGAATTTGCAGTCCATGATGAAGACTGAAGGCCCCTCCTATGCCCCAATGCCGCCCAGCTATGCACCTCCAATACCGCCTTATCACCCACATGCCTATCCACCACCAACAGCACCACCCCCAggccctccacctcctccatccacctaCCCACCACCGAGCTTAGCCCCAACCTATCCACCTCCAGGCTACAACAGTTACCCTCCACCACCGCCTCCACGTATGCCACCTGGCCATGTACCCCCTCCAGGAATAGGCCTTCCCCCTAATGCGTACCCTCCTCCACCCCCTGTAACCCCAGGACAGCCACAGGTGCCCCTACCCCCTCCACCGGGCATGCCACTTAACCATGGAGGGTGGATGAGATGA